Within Longimicrobium sp., the genomic segment CTTCCAGCTGGATGCGGTTCCACCCGCCGGGCTCGGGCCGGCGCCCGTCGGGCATCGGCTGGGCCGCTCCGCCGGGGCCGGCCGCGGCGCTCAGCAGCAGGCGGAGGCCGTCCCGCGCCAGGACCGCGAACCCCGGCGCGGGGTGGGACTCCACGCGGAAGCCCAGGCGCCGGTAGAACGGCAGCGCCGCATCCACGTCGTCGACGATGTACCGCACGCTGACCTGCGACATCGGGCCTCCTCCCCGTTGACGGATACCGCGGCGCCGGGACGCGGCCGGCGTCCTCCCGGAGCCTCGCGGGCGGGCGGCCGGCCGGCGCGTGCGGGCTGGCGCCTACAGCGCCACCCGGAAGTGGAAGCACTCGATCCCGAGCCCCTCGCGGAAGTAGAAGCGGTGCGCCTGCTCGCGGGTCACGCGGGAGATCAGCTGCAGTTCCGCGCAGCCCTGCGCCCGCCCTTCCTCCTTGAGCCAGTCCAGCAGCCGCGCCCCGTACCCGCGCGAGCGCACCCGCTCGTCGGTGACGAAGTCGTCGACGTAGAGCAGCCGCCCGCAGTACAGCATCGTCATCAGGCGGTACCCGGCGACGGCGCGCACCTCGCCCTCCTCGACGAGGGCGGCCAGCCGGTACCCCTCGCGCGCCATCAGCTCGCGGACGGCCGGGACGTAGCCGTCGCGCGCCAGGTGCGGCCGCAGCTGCCGCATCACCTC encodes:
- a CDS encoding GNAT family N-acetyltransferase; its protein translation is MTIQPARTDAEIAATWEVMRQLRPHLARDGYVPAVRELMAREGYRLAALVEEGEVRAVAGYRLMTMLYCGRLLYVDDFVTDERVRSRGYGARLLDWLKEEGRAQGCAELQLISRVTREQAHRFYFREGLGIECFHFRVAL
- a CDS encoding VOC family protein, coding for MSQVSVRYIVDDVDAALPFYRRLGFRVESHPAPGFAVLARDGLRLLLSAAAGPGGAAQPMPDGRRPEPGGWNRIQLEVADLDGEVDALRAAGVRFRNEIVSGRGGRQVLVEDPSGNPVELFQPHES